In one Streptomyces sp. NBC_01241 genomic region, the following are encoded:
- a CDS encoding class F sortase — MAAPQSPGSIPTRTAPGTTLGRALMWPAVAAGVGMLLIYNSIETSVDDKPSARPAAIAPAAVPEVLGSHAAPRPVTPSAPAVGPAMSRSVPTRLQIPSLAVKAPFTDLSIGADGQLNPPPPNDSNLVGWFKGGVTPGERGAAIVAGHVDTTTGPAVFLQLQFLKPGSTVDITRADGSVATFKVDAVETFSKAKFPNKRVYSDTPSAQLRLITCGGPYNRKAKHYEDNVVAFAHLESSKNG, encoded by the coding sequence ATGGCCGCCCCGCAGTCTCCCGGCTCCATCCCAACCCGGACTGCCCCCGGAACCACACTGGGCCGCGCCTTGATGTGGCCCGCCGTGGCAGCCGGGGTCGGCATGCTCCTGATCTACAACTCGATCGAAACCTCGGTCGACGACAAGCCGTCGGCCCGACCCGCCGCCATCGCGCCCGCGGCCGTACCCGAGGTCCTCGGCTCCCATGCCGCGCCCCGACCCGTCACCCCGTCGGCGCCCGCCGTCGGCCCGGCGATGTCGCGTTCCGTCCCGACGCGGCTGCAGATTCCGTCCCTCGCCGTCAAGGCACCGTTCACCGACCTGTCCATCGGCGCCGACGGTCAGCTGAACCCGCCGCCCCCGAACGACAGCAACTTGGTGGGCTGGTTCAAGGGCGGTGTCACCCCTGGCGAGCGTGGTGCCGCGATCGTGGCGGGCCATGTCGACACGACGACCGGTCCGGCCGTGTTCCTGCAGCTCCAGTTCCTCAAGCCGGGTTCCACGGTCGACATCACCCGCGCCGACGGCTCGGTCGCCACATTCAAGGTCGACGCCGTCGAGACGTTCAGCAAGGCGAAGTTCCCGAACAAGCGCGTCTACTCGGACACCCCGTCCGCGCAGCTGCGCCTGATCACCTGCGGCGGCCCGTACAACAGGAAGGCCAAGCACTACGAGGACAACGTGGTGGCCTTCGCCCACCTCGAATCCTCCAAGAATGGCTGA